The proteins below come from a single Oryzomicrobium terrae genomic window:
- a CDS encoding YceI family protein: MLALLLPGALPAVAAPERFTVDPTHTFPQFEVSHLGFSLQRGRFNQTRGSVLLDREARRGEVAITIDAASVDTGLEALEKVLRGDDFFQVERYPTLTFRSRQLYFRDDLPVGLEGDLTLRGVTRPVSLIITQFRCGTQPLTRQTVCGANVRGSLRRSDFGMNAFLPFVGDEVALEIQIEATRDPAP, from the coding sequence GTGCTCGCCTTGCTCCTGCCTGGGGCATTGCCCGCCGTCGCGGCACCGGAGCGCTTCACCGTCGATCCGACCCACACCTTTCCCCAATTCGAAGTCAGTCACCTGGGCTTTTCCCTGCAACGCGGGCGCTTCAACCAGACCCGGGGCAGCGTACTGCTCGACCGGGAGGCCCGGCGGGGCGAGGTGGCGATCACGATCGACGCGGCTAGCGTCGATACCGGGCTGGAGGCCCTGGAAAAGGTGCTGCGCGGCGACGACTTCTTCCAGGTCGAGCGCTACCCCACCCTGACCTTCCGCAGCCGTCAGCTCTATTTCCGCGACGACCTGCCGGTGGGCTTGGAAGGGGATCTGACCCTGCGTGGCGTGACCCGCCCCGTCTCCCTGATCATTACCCAGTTCCGCTGCGGCACCCAGCCGCTCACCCGTCAGACGGTTTGCGGCGCCAATGTTCGAGGCAGTCTGCGCCGCTCCGATTTCGGCATGAATGCCTTTCTCCCCTTCGTGGGTGACGAGGTGGCGCTCGAAATCCAGATCGAAGCCACCCGCGATCCGGCGCCATGA
- a CDS encoding YifB family Mg chelatase-like AAA ATPase, with protein MSLAQVHSRALAGVAAPPVMVEVHVANGLPAFSLVGLPEAEVREARDRVRAALLTAGFDFPARRLTVNLAPADLPKDSGRFDLPIAIGLLAATGQLPTTALAGVELAGELSLSGELRPVRGGLSMALAARDAGRALILPSASATEAALAPKGNVLGATTLAAVCAHLTGQTPLAAPAVEAIPTPGYPDLSDVKGQAGARRALEIAAAGAHALLLVGPPGTGKSMLAARLQGILPPLSEEEALESAALLSVAGLFDPAAFGRRVQRSPHHSASAPALVGGGNDARPGEISLAHAGVLFLDELPEFDRRVLESLREPLESGRIQVSRVGRRADYPARFRLVAAMNPCPCGYLGHPQRPCRCTPDQVARYRGRLSGPLLDRLDLQVEVPALSATELANARPGESSAAVAGRVAQAHQRALDRQGCVNARLEGAALEQHARPDAAGAALLAQAVERLALSPRAYHRVLRVARTIADLAGSRTLAPGHLAEALALRPGG; from the coding sequence ATGAGCCTGGCCCAGGTCCACAGTCGCGCCTTGGCCGGCGTGGCCGCCCCGCCCGTGATGGTGGAAGTCCACGTGGCCAACGGCCTACCCGCCTTCTCCCTGGTCGGCCTGCCTGAAGCCGAGGTCCGCGAAGCTCGGGACCGGGTCCGCGCCGCCCTGCTGACGGCCGGTTTCGATTTTCCCGCCCGTCGGCTCACCGTGAATCTGGCGCCTGCCGACCTGCCCAAGGATTCCGGCCGCTTCGACCTGCCGATTGCCATTGGCCTGCTGGCGGCCACCGGACAATTGCCCACCACCGCCCTGGCCGGGGTGGAACTGGCCGGTGAGCTTTCTCTTTCCGGCGAATTGCGCCCGGTGCGCGGCGGCCTGTCGATGGCTCTGGCGGCCCGTGATGCCGGCCGGGCATTGATCCTGCCCAGTGCGTCGGCGACGGAGGCGGCGCTCGCACCCAAGGGGAATGTGCTGGGTGCCACGACGCTGGCGGCGGTATGCGCCCATCTGACCGGGCAGACGCCCCTGGCCGCACCCGCGGTGGAGGCCATCCCGACCCCTGGCTATCCCGATTTATCCGATGTGAAAGGGCAGGCCGGCGCCCGCCGGGCGCTGGAAATCGCTGCCGCTGGTGCCCATGCGTTGCTGCTGGTCGGGCCGCCGGGTACCGGCAAGTCGATGTTGGCCGCCCGGCTGCAGGGCATCCTGCCGCCCTTGAGCGAAGAGGAGGCCCTCGAATCGGCCGCCCTGCTTTCGGTCGCCGGCCTGTTCGATCCAGCCGCCTTCGGTCGGCGTGTCCAGCGTAGCCCGCACCATTCCGCTTCGGCGCCGGCCCTGGTCGGGGGGGGCAATGACGCCCGCCCCGGGGAAATCTCCCTGGCCCATGCCGGCGTGCTGTTTCTCGACGAGTTGCCGGAATTCGACCGGCGCGTCCTCGAATCCCTGCGCGAGCCCTTGGAATCCGGGCGTATCCAGGTTTCCCGGGTCGGTCGGCGGGCCGATTACCCCGCCCGTTTTCGCCTGGTGGCGGCCATGAATCCCTGCCCCTGCGGCTACTTGGGGCACCCGCAGCGGCCCTGCCGCTGCACGCCCGATCAGGTCGCCCGCTACCGGGGACGGTTGTCCGGCCCCTTGCTCGATCGGCTCGACCTGCAGGTCGAGGTGCCGGCCCTGTCCGCCACCGAGTTGGCCAACGCTCGGCCGGGCGAGAGCAGTGCCGCGGTTGCCGGCCGGGTGGCCCAGGCCCACCAGCGGGCCCTGGATCGCCAGGGGTGCGTCAATGCGCGCCTCGAGGGCGCGGCCCTGGAGCAGCATGCCCGGCCAGATGCCGCCGGCGCCGCGCTGCTGGCCCAGGCGGTGGAGCGGCTCGCCCTGTCCCCCCGGGCCTACCACCGGGTGCTGCGGGTTGCGCGTACCATTGCCGACTTGGCCGGGTCTCGGACCCTGGCCCCCGGCCACCTCGCCGAAGCCCTCGCTTTGCGCCCGGGCGGCTGA
- a CDS encoding multidrug effflux MFS transporter: MPSSPSVTPPRGLALLLAAMAALGPFSIDAYLPSFHAIGSELGAGELAVQQTLTYYLAPFALMTLWHGALSDAYGRKRVVLAGFALFALASVLCALAPRIEVLWLGRLLQGVTAGAGIVISRALIRDLFDGAQAQKLMAHVAIMFALAPAVAPVIGGWLETLLGWRAVFVFLAGFALALLVLCWRYLPETLPHHQRQPFSAGYLLRAYRQAFTQPAFMSACLGIGFFFMGFFVYVLSAPVFLMQHLGLGETQFYWLFGPGMGGLMIGSWLSGRLAGRRSPRQLLTLAMTVMGAATLLNLAVCLWLPPGVPQNVLAIGLYTVGMSVSMPVLTLLALDIFPTQRGLAASVQSFVQSAINSLASIAFVPFLWAAPLHLTWGQGTMFLAGGLMVALYFRHERRQAA, encoded by the coding sequence ATGCCGTCTTCACCTTCCGTGACACCGCCTCGGGGGCTGGCCCTGCTGCTGGCAGCCATGGCCGCCCTCGGCCCGTTTTCCATCGACGCCTACCTGCCGTCGTTCCATGCCATTGGGAGCGAGTTGGGCGCCGGTGAGCTGGCGGTACAGCAGACGCTGACCTACTACCTGGCGCCTTTTGCCCTGATGACCCTGTGGCACGGCGCCTTGTCCGACGCCTATGGGCGCAAGCGGGTGGTACTCGCCGGCTTCGCCCTGTTTGCCCTGGCCTCGGTGCTCTGCGCCCTGGCGCCCCGCATCGAGGTGCTGTGGCTGGGACGCTTGCTGCAGGGCGTGACGGCGGGAGCCGGCATCGTCATCTCCCGGGCGCTGATCCGGGATCTCTTCGATGGGGCTCAGGCCCAGAAGCTGATGGCCCACGTGGCCATCATGTTCGCCCTGGCGCCGGCGGTGGCCCCGGTGATCGGCGGCTGGCTCGAAACCCTGCTGGGCTGGCGGGCGGTCTTCGTCTTCCTCGCCGGCTTTGCCCTGGCGCTGCTGGTGCTGTGCTGGCGCTACCTGCCCGAAACCCTGCCGCACCATCAGCGTCAGCCGTTCTCCGCCGGCTATTTGCTCCGCGCCTATCGACAGGCTTTTACCCAGCCGGCGTTCATGAGCGCATGCCTGGGGATTGGTTTCTTCTTCATGGGCTTCTTCGTCTATGTGCTCTCCGCCCCGGTGTTCCTGATGCAGCACCTGGGGTTGGGCGAGACCCAGTTCTACTGGCTGTTTGGCCCGGGCATGGGGGGCTTAATGATCGGGTCGTGGCTATCCGGTCGCCTGGCCGGGCGGCGCAGCCCGCGCCAGTTGCTGACCCTGGCCATGACGGTGATGGGGGCCGCCACCCTGCTCAATCTGGCCGTCTGTCTGTGGTTGCCGCCTGGTGTCCCGCAGAACGTGCTGGCGATCGGCCTCTATACGGTGGGCATGTCGGTGTCGATGCCGGTGCTGACCCTGCTTGCCCTGGATATCTTTCCGACCCAGCGTGGCCTGGCGGCGTCGGTCCAGTCCTTCGTCCAGTCGGCCATCAACTCCCTGGCCTCCATCGCCTTCGTGCCCTTCCTCTGGGCCGCCCCGCTCCACCTGACGTGGGGCCAGGGGACCATGTTCCTGGCGGGGGGGCTGATGGTGGCCCTGTACTTCCGCCATGAGCGTCGGCAGGCGGCATAG
- a CDS encoding Flp family type IVb pilin, which translates to MKKFAYEFQRFLRDEEGVTAIEYGLIAALIAIAIIVGASLAGTNLNNLFSRIGRCLANPSAAC; encoded by the coding sequence ATGAAAAAGTTTGCCTACGAATTTCAGCGCTTCCTGCGTGACGAAGAAGGTGTCACCGCCATTGAATACGGCTTGATCGCAGCCCTGATCGCCATCGCGATCATCGTTGGGGCCTCGCTGGCGGGGACCAACCTCAATAACTTGTTCTCACGGATCGGTCGCTGCCTGGCCAACCCCAGCGCGGCTTGCTGA
- a CDS encoding Flp family type IVb pilin, producing MHTRLQDFLRDEEGVTAIEYGLIAALIAIAIIVGASLAGTNLNALFNRIGACLSNPSSAC from the coding sequence ATGCACACCAGACTCCAGGACTTCCTGCGAGATGAAGAAGGGGTGACGGCCATCGAGTACGGTCTGATCGCTGCCTTGATCGCCATCGCCATTATCGTCGGCGCATCCTTGGCGGGGACGAACCTCAATGCTCTCTTCAACCGCATCGGGGCGTGTTTGTCCAATCCGTCGAGCGCTTGCTGA
- a CDS encoding A24 family peptidase, giving the protein MAHPLFIQDGFLVVADGAWFIEFRLVLLAGFVLAAAVGDLHRRRISNRLILCGLAVAFLWHLFYPYDLGWLRGLAGLAAGIGILLPFFLLRGMAAGDVKLMGLVGAFVGPWGVVWVTLLTFLLGGIWVVAWLTAKRAWPQVMANLWVMWQTLGLTRAPALARAGEDGGLPSVGAIPYGVAIAAGALLLVALFKQGWVLM; this is encoded by the coding sequence ATGGCGCACCCGCTCTTCATCCAGGACGGCTTCCTGGTCGTTGCCGACGGCGCCTGGTTTATCGAGTTTCGCCTGGTGCTCCTGGCCGGTTTCGTGCTGGCCGCCGCCGTGGGCGACCTGCACCGTCGGCGCATTTCCAACCGTCTGATCCTGTGCGGTTTGGCCGTGGCCTTCCTCTGGCACCTTTTCTATCCCTATGACCTGGGCTGGCTGCGTGGTCTGGCCGGACTGGCGGCCGGCATCGGGATATTGCTGCCCTTCTTTCTGCTCCGCGGCATGGCCGCCGGCGATGTCAAGTTGATGGGGCTGGTCGGAGCATTTGTCGGCCCGTGGGGAGTCGTCTGGGTCACGTTGCTGACCTTCCTCCTGGGCGGAATCTGGGTCGTCGCGTGGCTGACGGCAAAGCGGGCCTGGCCTCAGGTCATGGCCAACTTGTGGGTGATGTGGCAGACCCTGGGCCTGACGCGGGCGCCTGCCTTGGCGCGGGCCGGGGAGGATGGGGGCCTGCCCTCCGTGGGCGCAATTCCCTACGGCGTGGCGATTGCTGCAGGGGCGTTGCTTCTGGTGGCCCTGTTCAAACAGGGATGGGTGCTGATGTGA
- a CDS encoding ATP-binding protein, translating into MLMSDSAIGLPRADSEGFIVERRKSPPGAHDQVASLMPRRPATVEATGLEPLFIADLLAKTLFLRGKLSLAELSAHVRLSRGVLDAVLVFLRNERLIEVARRGSNEGDVEYQLTEEGRRRAIEKLERCQYAGPAPVTLADYTRVVEQHSISRGHVSRDEVEHAFADVIVPDGMLDRFGPAMNSGRAMFVYGPAGSGKTYLAERLCRLLGGAVPVPHAVLVDGEVIQVLDPLVHKPVPIPERPGGLIDRREMVDQRWVLCERPVVLTGGELSLPMLDLHFDESSRFYQAPPHFKANNGIFIVDDLGRQLVAPRDLMNRWIVPLDRRCDYLALHTGYKFRVPFDVVVVFSTNLNPSDLADEAFLRRLGYKIRIGSLSVDDYRKIFEKYCTEQKITFKEDVFDYLVRELHGHFNRPLLACYPRDLLGQVRDLAIYNNEPPELTKTAIRHAWETYFVTE; encoded by the coding sequence ATGTTGATGTCGGATTCAGCGATCGGCCTGCCGCGTGCCGATTCCGAGGGGTTCATCGTGGAGCGGCGCAAGTCGCCACCGGGCGCCCATGACCAGGTCGCTTCCCTGATGCCGCGGCGGCCCGCAACGGTCGAGGCCACCGGCCTTGAACCGTTGTTCATTGCCGACCTGCTGGCAAAGACCCTGTTCCTGCGCGGCAAGCTTTCCTTGGCCGAACTGTCGGCCCATGTCCGCCTGTCCCGGGGAGTGCTGGATGCGGTGCTGGTTTTTCTGCGCAACGAACGCCTGATCGAGGTGGCGCGGCGTGGCAGCAACGAAGGTGACGTGGAGTACCAACTCACCGAGGAAGGCCGGCGCCGGGCCATCGAGAAGTTGGAACGCTGCCAGTACGCCGGGCCAGCGCCCGTGACCCTGGCGGACTATACCCGGGTCGTCGAACAGCACTCCATCAGCCGGGGCCACGTGAGCCGGGATGAAGTGGAGCACGCCTTTGCCGACGTGATCGTGCCCGACGGCATGCTGGATCGCTTCGGGCCGGCCATGAACTCGGGGCGGGCCATGTTCGTGTATGGCCCGGCGGGCAGCGGCAAGACCTATCTGGCCGAGCGCCTCTGCCGCCTGCTTGGTGGGGCGGTGCCGGTGCCCCACGCCGTGCTGGTGGATGGGGAAGTCATCCAGGTGCTGGATCCGTTGGTGCACAAGCCGGTACCGATTCCCGAGCGCCCCGGCGGGTTGATCGACCGGCGCGAGATGGTGGATCAGCGCTGGGTGTTGTGTGAGCGCCCCGTGGTGCTGACCGGCGGCGAATTGAGCCTGCCGATGCTGGATCTGCATTTCGACGAGAGCAGTCGCTTCTACCAGGCGCCGCCGCACTTCAAGGCCAACAACGGCATCTTCATCGTGGACGACCTGGGGCGCCAGCTGGTGGCCCCCCGGGATCTGATGAACCGCTGGATCGTCCCGCTGGATCGGCGCTGTGACTACCTGGCGCTTCACACCGGTTACAAATTCCGGGTGCCCTTCGACGTGGTGGTGGTGTTCTCAACCAACCTAAATCCGAGCGATTTGGCCGACGAAGCTTTTTTGCGACGCCTGGGCTACAAGATCCGCATCGGTTCGCTGTCCGTGGATGATTATCGAAAAATTTTCGAGAAATATTGCACGGAGCAGAAAATAACTTTCAAAGAAGACGTTTTTGACTACCTCGTTCGGGAACTACATGGGCATTTTAACCGTCCATTACTTGCATGCTATCCGCGTGACTTGTTGGGACAGGTGCGTGATCTGGCGATCTACAACAACGAGCCGCCAGAGCTGACAAAAACAGCCATAAGGCATGCGTGGGAAACCTACTTCGTAACGGAGTAA
- the cpaB gene encoding Flp pilus assembly protein CpaB, with amino-acid sequence MFAVSLVAGVLAVVAAARWVNQQATGNTNRLAVASVDLQLGQPLNPEMVKLVDWPRDSMPPGAFTEAKDLGSRVTRVAIQRGEPILESKLAPVGSKAGLSAVIASGRRAMTVKVNEVVGVAGFALPGNYVDIMVNTQEEGANQSNQDRQISKIVLERILVLAVAQEASRDEAKPKVVNAVTLEVSPEEAEKLDLARSVGTLSLVLRNQVETQDAKTAGATKQTLLVAQAARTAPAPAGAPASKPEPVKKAVRPAAGRSAGGGNCVKVLTGTQTSQECF; translated from the coding sequence ATGTTCGCGGTATCGCTGGTGGCGGGGGTGCTGGCTGTCGTCGCCGCGGCGCGCTGGGTCAATCAGCAGGCCACCGGCAATACCAATCGGCTCGCGGTGGCGAGCGTGGACCTCCAATTGGGGCAGCCCCTCAATCCTGAAATGGTCAAGCTGGTGGATTGGCCCCGGGACAGCATGCCGCCGGGCGCCTTTACCGAAGCCAAGGACCTGGGCAGCCGGGTGACCCGGGTGGCTATCCAGCGCGGGGAGCCGATCCTGGAATCCAAGTTAGCACCGGTGGGCAGCAAGGCTGGCCTGTCCGCCGTGATCGCCTCAGGGCGGCGTGCCATGACGGTCAAGGTCAACGAAGTGGTCGGAGTGGCGGGCTTCGCCCTTCCCGGCAACTACGTGGACATCATGGTCAACACCCAGGAAGAGGGAGCCAATCAGAGCAACCAGGACCGGCAGATATCCAAGATCGTGCTGGAGCGCATCCTGGTGCTTGCCGTGGCCCAAGAGGCAAGCAGGGACGAAGCAAAGCCCAAGGTGGTGAATGCCGTGACCCTGGAAGTCTCGCCTGAAGAGGCCGAGAAGCTCGACCTGGCCCGCAGCGTTGGCACGTTGTCCCTGGTGCTGCGCAATCAGGTGGAAACCCAGGATGCCAAGACCGCTGGGGCAACCAAGCAGACCCTGCTGGTGGCCCAGGCGGCCCGGACCGCTCCGGCACCGGCAGGGGCGCCGGCCAGCAAGCCGGAACCGGTGAAGAAAGCGGTGAGGCCGGCAGCCGGGAGGTCAGCCGGAGGCGGCAACTGCGTGAAGGTGCTCACAGGTACGCAAACCTCTCAGGAATGTTTCTGA
- a CDS encoding type II and III secretion system protein family protein: protein MAHHGTTLRNRSSRPSGWALGLLLALGGGGALAQTAVEYSNVAASQGAASSAGAMKVAKAAPGAGQTQSAGAPAAPSRGDGPNCSGEVTQPTMVNVATGKSTLLRLPEPIIRRSLGNPKVVEARLVSPQLLYVLGMDNGATNMILQGKSGKCVVVDVVVGFDTAGLRAKIAELLPDETGVKVSSAADSLVLSGTVSDALNANQIVTLANAYVRTGPPGSNQSGGGAANMASPTTQNLLSPRVVNMMAVAAPQQVLLEVKVAEVNKTLLEQMGAGFNFQLPGIGFIRQFQSAFPINGSGSSSKGVLALFTSKKTQALLEGQDQNDLLKILAEPNLIAISGQEGSFLAGGKIFIPVSQTGTLGGASTITLEEKEFGVGLRFTPTVLSGGRINLKVAPEVSDVNPEGIGVSLAGSSGGTSILPSILTRRASTTVQLMDGQSFAIGGLISNNVRHNITKFPFLGDVPILGTLFRSDSFKNERTELLFVVTVHLIKPLPADYALPTDSYTPPGRARRLLFGRMEGAAPDKPGAPDQDNDDDQAQAAPPPEAPRAKPASGFEVK, encoded by the coding sequence ATGGCACACCATGGCACGACACTACGCAACCGTTCCAGCCGCCCGAGCGGCTGGGCCTTGGGCCTGTTGTTGGCCCTGGGGGGTGGGGGGGCGCTGGCTCAGACGGCAGTGGAATACAGCAACGTGGCCGCCTCCCAGGGCGCAGCCAGCAGCGCTGGGGCGATGAAGGTAGCCAAGGCCGCTCCCGGGGCGGGGCAGACCCAGTCGGCCGGCGCTCCGGCGGCGCCGAGCCGGGGCGATGGCCCCAACTGTAGCGGCGAGGTGACCCAGCCGACCATGGTCAATGTAGCGACGGGAAAATCCACCCTGCTGCGGCTGCCCGAGCCGATCATCCGGCGCAGCCTGGGCAATCCCAAGGTGGTCGAGGCCCGTCTGGTCTCGCCGCAGTTGCTCTACGTGCTGGGCATGGACAACGGCGCGACCAACATGATCCTGCAGGGCAAGAGTGGCAAGTGCGTGGTGGTGGATGTGGTGGTCGGCTTCGACACCGCCGGACTGCGCGCCAAGATCGCCGAACTCTTGCCCGATGAAACCGGCGTCAAGGTCAGTTCCGCAGCAGACAGCCTGGTCCTTTCCGGCACCGTGTCCGATGCCCTGAACGCCAACCAGATCGTGACCCTGGCCAACGCCTATGTGCGTACCGGACCTCCGGGCAGCAACCAGTCGGGCGGCGGAGCTGCAAACATGGCTTCCCCGACGACCCAGAACCTGTTGTCGCCCCGGGTAGTGAACATGATGGCCGTAGCCGCGCCGCAGCAGGTGTTGCTGGAAGTGAAGGTGGCGGAGGTCAATAAGACCCTGCTTGAGCAGATGGGCGCTGGTTTCAATTTCCAGTTGCCAGGTATCGGCTTCATCCGCCAGTTTCAATCAGCCTTTCCCATTAATGGCAGTGGCAGCAGTAGCAAAGGCGTACTGGCTTTGTTTACATCGAAAAAAACCCAGGCACTACTCGAGGGCCAGGATCAGAACGATCTGTTGAAGATTCTCGCCGAGCCGAACCTGATCGCCATCAGCGGCCAGGAAGGCAGCTTCCTGGCCGGCGGCAAGATTTTCATCCCGGTCTCCCAGACCGGCACCCTGGGGGGGGCCAGTACGATCACCCTGGAGGAAAAGGAGTTCGGGGTAGGGCTGCGCTTCACTCCCACCGTGCTCTCCGGTGGCCGGATCAACCTGAAGGTGGCGCCCGAAGTGTCGGACGTCAATCCGGAAGGCATCGGTGTTTCTCTGGCCGGTAGTTCAGGTGGCACCTCGATCCTGCCCTCGATCCTTACGCGGCGGGCTTCCACCACGGTGCAGTTGATGGATGGCCAGAGCTTTGCCATCGGTGGCCTGATCAGCAACAACGTGCGCCACAACATCACGAAATTTCCCTTCCTTGGCGACGTGCCGATCCTGGGCACCTTGTTCCGCAGCGACAGCTTCAAGAACGAACGGACCGAGCTGCTGTTCGTCGTCACGGTCCACCTGATCAAGCCCCTGCCGGCCGACTACGCTTTGCCGACGGATTCCTATACCCCGCCGGGGCGTGCGCGGCGACTGCTCTTCGGTCGGATGGAAGGTGCGGCTCCCGACAAGCCGGGGGCTCCGGATCAGGATAACGACGACGACCAGGCACAGGCCGCACCTCCGCCCGAGGCACCCCGCGCCAAGCCTGCCAGTGGATTCGAAGTGAAGTGA
- a CDS encoding pilus assembly protein TadG-related protein produces the protein MKTGCGVGKKQGGAVAIMVGLLSFFMLIGMLGIAVDLSQLYSRKTELQNAADAAALSGAKDLNQTAAGVAKAINDAIATFAQNSGSNLIGGIAITAANIRVGSCPNPSDRLPLRNPNCSFVAASSVTSDALAAGMTFIEVDTGNHSNATYFMPTHLLQGTATTGVGTYGYAVAGRFVQNVTPIAVCAITKTKYIDYPTGERLEYGFRRGVSYNIIDLDPLGGSPNKFLLNPVDVPPGACNPSHASASFTNPFLCMGNSAVASNIATSPTVYVNTGFSSSADAQLNSRFDVFGGASKCDPATAPPDTNIKQYTHGANAPWMAPDTTTQDFVGQTNHIPDYFNIANPTVPKAMTYTNYGVLSSYTQALKSDGSNFAATNINWNQLYSAPLGATPPTSYPSPSPYLSGLSAYSQKPSGANGTGVAGRRMLNLVIVDCTTLSGSGSCATIKALGIGRFFMTQRANLPGSIITEYAGLISPVPEADIKLYR, from the coding sequence ATGAAAACCGGGTGTGGAGTCGGCAAGAAGCAAGGGGGGGCGGTCGCCATCATGGTCGGCCTCCTGTCCTTCTTCATGCTTATCGGCATGTTGGGTATCGCCGTCGACCTGTCCCAACTCTATTCGCGCAAAACGGAGTTGCAGAACGCCGCTGATGCTGCGGCCCTTAGCGGGGCCAAGGATTTGAACCAGACCGCCGCGGGGGTGGCCAAGGCCATCAACGATGCGATCGCCACCTTTGCCCAGAATTCGGGTAGCAATCTGATTGGCGGTATCGCCATCACGGCGGCCAACATCCGCGTCGGCAGCTGCCCCAACCCGAGCGACCGGCTGCCCCTGCGCAATCCCAACTGCTCCTTCGTCGCCGCCAGCAGTGTCACCAGCGACGCCCTGGCGGCGGGCATGACCTTTATCGAGGTCGATACCGGTAACCACAGCAACGCCACCTACTTCATGCCGACCCATCTCCTGCAAGGGACGGCTACAACGGGGGTGGGGACGTATGGCTACGCGGTGGCCGGACGCTTCGTCCAGAACGTGACGCCGATTGCCGTCTGCGCCATCACCAAAACCAAATACATCGACTACCCGACAGGGGAACGTCTCGAATACGGCTTCCGGCGCGGAGTCAGCTACAACATCATCGACCTCGATCCCCTGGGCGGAAGCCCCAACAAATTCCTGCTCAATCCGGTGGATGTGCCGCCGGGAGCTTGCAACCCGAGCCATGCCAGTGCCAGTTTCACCAATCCGTTTCTCTGCATGGGCAACAGCGCCGTGGCCTCCAACATCGCCACCAGCCCCACGGTGTATGTGAATACGGGTTTCTCGTCGTCGGCGGACGCACAACTCAACTCCCGTTTCGATGTCTTCGGCGGTGCGTCCAAGTGCGATCCGGCCACGGCGCCACCGGATACCAATATCAAGCAGTACACCCACGGCGCCAATGCGCCCTGGATGGCGCCTGACACGACCACACAAGATTTCGTGGGTCAGACGAACCATATTCCCGATTACTTCAACATCGCCAACCCGACCGTACCGAAGGCGATGACCTACACAAACTACGGTGTGCTGTCGTCCTATACCCAGGCGCTCAAGTCCGACGGCTCCAACTTTGCCGCTACCAATATCAACTGGAATCAGCTCTACAGCGCGCCACTCGGGGCCACGCCGCCCACCAGCTATCCAAGCCCGTCGCCCTATCTGTCGGGACTCAGCGCCTACAGCCAGAAACCCTCGGGGGCGAACGGCACGGGGGTTGCCGGGCGGCGCATGTTGAACCTGGTCATCGTCGATTGCACGACCCTGAGCGGCAGCGGATCGTGCGCCACGATCAAGGCGTTGGGGATCGGCCGCTTCTTCATGACGCAAAGGGCCAATCTGCCGGGGTCGATCATCACCGAGTACGCCGGCCTGATCAGCCCGGTGCCCGAGGCCGACATCAAGCTCTACCGGTGA
- a CDS encoding TadE/TadG family type IV pilus assembly protein — MKSIALRFQQRGVAAVELGLTLVFLLLIAAGIFEFGRAFWHYNALAKATRDGARLMSVNAKTNIASVGIAAAKSLVVQEVNGANLTPQITTANVVVTCSPSCTDGTAPNSVTVQISGYTLNIGGVFPFFNPNTLSTSNIPGIALAPYTTMPYMAN; from the coding sequence ATGAAATCCATCGCACTTCGCTTCCAACAACGCGGTGTGGCTGCCGTCGAACTGGGCCTAACACTGGTCTTCCTGCTGCTGATCGCTGCCGGCATCTTCGAGTTCGGTCGGGCCTTCTGGCATTACAACGCCCTGGCCAAGGCGACCCGGGATGGGGCGCGCCTGATGTCGGTGAATGCCAAGACGAACATTGCCTCGGTTGGCATAGCTGCCGCCAAGAGCCTGGTGGTGCAGGAGGTCAACGGCGCCAACCTGACGCCGCAGATCACCACCGCCAACGTGGTCGTCACCTGCTCACCAAGCTGCACCGATGGTACGGCGCCGAACAGCGTCACGGTCCAGATCAGCGGCTACACGCTCAACATCGGCGGGGTGTTTCCTTTCTTCAATCCCAACACCCTGAGCACCTCGAACATTCCGGGGATTGCCCTGGCGCCCTACACCACCATGCCCTACATGGCCAATTGA
- a CDS encoding TadE/TadG family type IV pilus assembly protein, whose amino-acid sequence MIRSHTPTQQRQRGVAAVEFALVSIFFLTLVLGIIELGRLMYVWNTVQEVTRHAAREAVVRDFTTDVDAITREAVFGGGTTGLAYMPGSPEVTNSTVRLTYLDINQNPVNPAPADPADNMSACGDITRTTSCIRYVRAEVCDTTNCGGVFYQPLIGFLLGMSGIDWAIRIPISPVVMPAESLGFVASS is encoded by the coding sequence ATGATCCGATCCCATACCCCCACCCAACAACGCCAGCGCGGCGTCGCCGCGGTGGAATTCGCCCTGGTGTCGATCTTCTTCCTCACCCTGGTACTCGGCATCATCGAACTCGGCCGCCTCATGTACGTGTGGAACACGGTGCAGGAAGTGACGCGGCATGCCGCACGGGAAGCCGTGGTGCGCGACTTCACCACCGATGTCGATGCGATAACCCGTGAGGCGGTCTTCGGCGGCGGCACGACGGGGCTGGCCTACATGCCGGGCAGCCCGGAAGTGACCAACAGCACGGTGCGGCTGACGTACCTGGATATCAACCAGAACCCCGTCAATCCGGCGCCGGCCGACCCGGCGGACAACATGTCGGCCTGCGGCGATATCACCCGCACCACCAGCTGCATCCGCTACGTGCGGGCCGAGGTGTGTGACACGACCAACTGCGGTGGGGTGTTCTACCAGCCATTGATCGGCTTTCTGCTCGGCATGTCGGGAATCGACTGGGCAATACGCATTCCGATATCGCCGGTGGTGATGCCTGCCGAAAGCCTGGGGTTTGTCGCCTCCTCCTAG